A stretch of Paracoccus sp. MA DNA encodes these proteins:
- a CDS encoding PepSY domain-containing protein, whose amino-acid sequence MKKTLTILGFLAVFPAGAALADDDCFVPMADWQPRDAVARLAEENGWTVRRIKIDDGCYEIDGRDAEGRRIEVTVHPATLQVIEFEYEDKDDGDRPRRDREAGDDD is encoded by the coding sequence ATGAAGAAGACATTGACAATTCTCGGCTTTCTCGCGGTCTTTCCGGCCGGTGCCGCGCTGGCGGACGACGACTGCTTCGTGCCGATGGCCGACTGGCAGCCGCGCGACGCCGTCGCCCGGCTGGCCGAGGAGAACGGCTGGACGGTGCGCCGGATCAAGATCGACGACGGCTGCTACGAAATCGACGGCCGCGACGCCGAGGGGCGCCGGATCGAGGTGACCGTTCATCCGGCGACGCTCCAGGTGATCGAGTTCGAATACGAGGACAAGGACGACGGCGATCGCCCCCGCCGGGATCGCGAAGCAGGCGACGATGACTGA
- a CDS encoding cytochrome b/b6 domain-containing protein, whose translation MTDAISHQAPEMNTAPSSKVRVWDPLVRVFHWGLVAAFATAWLTADELQPVHEVAGYTVAGLVAFRLVWGLIGSRYARFAQFLKGPRETLAYLGDMTRGRERRHLGHNPAGAAMVVALLVTLSGTAFTGWLMEDEARLAILPSMPAIVALAWADDDGDEREYGGRGEIEGPLKEVHETLANLMLLLAALHVGGVVLASFRHHENLARAMVTGDKRGAGPGDIA comes from the coding sequence ATGACTGACGCAATCTCACACCAGGCGCCAGAGATGAACACGGCGCCGAGCAGCAAGGTCCGTGTCTGGGATCCGCTGGTCCGGGTTTTCCATTGGGGTCTGGTCGCGGCCTTCGCGACCGCATGGCTGACTGCGGACGAGCTGCAACCTGTCCACGAGGTCGCAGGCTATACCGTCGCCGGACTTGTGGCCTTCCGGCTGGTCTGGGGCCTCATCGGCAGTCGCTACGCGCGCTTCGCCCAGTTCCTGAAAGGCCCCCGCGAGACGCTGGCCTATCTCGGGGACATGACCCGCGGACGCGAGCGGCGCCACCTCGGCCACAACCCGGCGGGCGCGGCGATGGTCGTGGCGCTGCTGGTCACGCTGTCCGGGACGGCTTTCACCGGCTGGCTCATGGAGGATGAGGCCCGTCTGGCGATACTTCCGTCCATGCCCGCAATTGTGGCGCTCGCCTGGGCCGACGACGACGGCGACGAGCGGGAATACGGCGGGCGGGGCGAGATCGAGGGACCGCTGAAGGAGGTCCACGAGACGCTCGCCAACCTGATGCTGCTGCTTGCCGCGCTGCATGTTGGCGGCGTCGTCCTAGCCTCCTTCAGGCACCACGAGAACCTGGCGCGCGCCATGGTGACGGGCGACAAGCGCGGCGCCGGTCCCGGCGACATCGCCTGA
- a CDS encoding DUF2271 domain-containing protein — protein sequence MKSLLATLALTTALTLPGLAMARPVTLTTILNNYGGDGAYLALYVTDTSGAYVGSLWMAGGKSKYYEHLSDWYRATGGDTAQVNGITGASVGAGRTLEITLDLADALFDAGYTLHIDAAVEDMRDSPNEVAVPLTTDGAGTPVQGRRYIASFAYDM from the coding sequence ATGAAATCGCTTCTCGCCACGCTCGCGCTGACCACGGCGCTGACGCTCCCCGGCCTCGCCATGGCGCGTCCGGTGACGCTCACCACGATCCTCAACAATTACGGCGGCGACGGGGCCTATCTCGCGCTCTACGTCACCGACACCTCGGGCGCCTATGTCGGCAGTCTCTGGATGGCTGGCGGCAAGTCCAAGTACTACGAGCACCTCAGCGACTGGTACCGCGCCACCGGCGGCGACACCGCGCAGGTGAACGGCATCACCGGCGCCAGCGTCGGCGCGGGCCGCACGCTCGAGATCACGCTCGACCTGGCCGACGCGCTCTTCGACGCGGGCTACACGCTCCACATCGACGCGGCCGTCGAGGACATGCGCGACAGCCCGAACGAGGTGGCCGTCCCGCTCACGACCGACGGCGCCGGCACGCCGGTGCAGGGCCGCCGCTACATCGCCAGCTTCGCCTACGACATGTGA
- a CDS encoding PepSY domain-containing protein → MIRALHRWPGLLALALVTILSLSGAALSVFPAAERLAAPQAEAGLTVAALADRIQTVYPGVEQIRRSPSGRITAYWFDQGAPGAAVIDPVTGEGVASADPNQAERWLTNLHRSLFLGDGGRIAMAAGAAAMLILSLSGAALVARRTGGWRHWFARLRGPLAGRLHVEIARIAVVGFVLSSTTALWMTASTFDLLPDGSAIPAMPTEVSGATGFAPDRMATLQQTPVAELRELSFPYPGDATDVFTLKTDRGTGYLDQGDGDLLAWADLTGWERVSETIYMLHTGQGAATLGLVLGLMALGVPAMGATGVLIWLAGRRGRPRIRGNQPAGRAETILLVGSEGGSTWGFAATLHTALTQAGQKVHTAPMSAFAPERYATAQRIILLAATYGDGAAPASAKGFLERLNASDRAPDISLAVLGFGDRSFPAYCAFARDVAAAAQAKGWPELLPLDTIDRQSPQDFARWGRALGDVLGIALELTHQPVQPQTTTLTLVSRRDYGAEVQAPTAILRFAFPRVSLGQRLLGGGFARFQAGDLIGILPEGGTVPRLYSLASGRRDGFIEIVVKKHPGGLCSGQLTALEPGDTVSAFLRPNPGFRPGRSRAPLILIGAGTGIGPLAGFVRGNTRRRPIHLFFGMRHPDSDFFYGEEFPGWQDEGRVSRLVTAVSRGARPHYVQDALRSEATQVAELIRNGARVMVCGGRDMAAGVAEALAEILAPAGLTPAVLKAEGRYVEDVY, encoded by the coding sequence ATGATCCGTGCACTCCATCGCTGGCCGGGTCTTCTGGCCCTTGCGCTCGTCACCATCCTGAGTCTGAGCGGCGCGGCGCTGTCGGTCTTCCCAGCGGCCGAACGGCTTGCCGCACCGCAGGCGGAAGCCGGACTGACCGTCGCCGCCCTCGCGGACCGCATCCAGACGGTCTATCCGGGCGTCGAGCAGATCCGCCGATCACCCTCGGGCCGGATCACCGCCTACTGGTTCGACCAGGGCGCGCCGGGCGCTGCCGTGATTGACCCGGTGACCGGTGAGGGCGTGGCCTCGGCCGACCCGAACCAGGCCGAACGCTGGCTCACCAACCTGCACCGGTCGCTGTTCCTCGGGGACGGCGGGCGCATAGCCATGGCTGCAGGGGCTGCCGCGATGCTGATCCTCTCGCTCTCCGGTGCGGCGCTGGTCGCGCGGCGGACGGGCGGCTGGCGGCACTGGTTCGCGCGCCTGCGCGGTCCGCTCGCGGGCAGGCTGCACGTCGAGATCGCCCGGATCGCCGTCGTCGGCTTCGTTCTGTCTTCCACGACCGCCCTCTGGATGACGGCGTCGACCTTCGATCTCCTGCCGGATGGCAGCGCCATCCCGGCCATGCCGACCGAGGTCAGTGGAGCGACGGGGTTTGCGCCGGACCGAATGGCCACGCTGCAGCAGACGCCCGTCGCCGAGTTGCGCGAACTGAGCTTTCCCTATCCCGGCGACGCGACGGACGTGTTCACGCTCAAGACCGACCGGGGCACCGGCTATCTCGACCAGGGCGACGGAGACCTCCTGGCCTGGGCCGACCTCACGGGATGGGAGCGCGTCTCGGAGACCATCTACATGCTGCACACCGGACAGGGCGCGGCGACGCTCGGCCTGGTGCTCGGCCTCATGGCGCTCGGCGTGCCCGCGATGGGCGCGACCGGCGTGCTGATCTGGCTCGCCGGGCGGCGCGGTCGGCCGCGCATCCGAGGCAATCAGCCCGCGGGACGTGCCGAGACGATCCTGCTCGTCGGCAGCGAGGGCGGCAGCACCTGGGGATTTGCGGCCACGCTCCACACCGCACTGACGCAAGCCGGGCAGAAGGTACACACAGCACCGATGTCGGCCTTCGCGCCAGAACGCTACGCTACGGCCCAGCGGATCATCCTGCTCGCCGCAACCTATGGCGACGGCGCGGCGCCCGCCTCGGCGAAGGGCTTTCTCGAGCGGCTAAACGCTTCCGACAGGGCGCCGGACATTTCTCTGGCGGTGCTCGGCTTCGGCGACCGCAGCTTTCCGGCCTATTGCGCCTTCGCAAGGGACGTCGCGGCAGCGGCGCAGGCGAAGGGTTGGCCCGAGCTTCTGCCGCTCGACACAATCGACCGGCAATCGCCGCAGGATTTCGCGCGCTGGGGCCGGGCGCTCGGAGACGTGCTCGGCATTGCGCTCGAACTGACGCACCAGCCGGTCCAGCCGCAAACGACCACGCTGACCCTCGTCTCGCGGCGCGACTACGGCGCTGAGGTGCAGGCCCCGACGGCGATCCTCCGCTTCGCGTTTCCCCGCGTCTCGCTCGGGCAACGGCTGCTCGGGGGCGGGTTCGCACGGTTCCAGGCGGGTGACCTGATCGGCATTCTGCCCGAAGGCGGGACCGTCCCGCGGCTCTATTCGCTCGCCTCTGGGCGCCGCGACGGCTTCATCGAGATCGTGGTCAAGAAGCATCCCGGCGGCCTCTGCTCGGGTCAGCTCACAGCGCTGGAACCTGGCGACACGGTGAGCGCCTTCTTGCGCCCCAACCCCGGTTTCCGTCCGGGGCGGAGCCGGGCGCCCCTGATCCTGATCGGCGCAGGGACCGGCATCGGGCCGCTAGCGGGCTTTGTGCGCGGCAATACGCGCCGCAGGCCGATCCACCTGTTCTTCGGCATGCGCCATCCCGACAGCGATTTCTTCTACGGCGAGGAGTTCCCCGGATGGCAGGACGAAGGGCGTGTAAGCCGGCTGGTCACCGCCGTCTCGCGCGGGGCGCGTCCCCATTACGTCCAGGACGCGCTGCGCAGCGAGGCCACTCAGGTCGCAGAGCTCATCCGCAATGGCGCGCGCGTGATGGTCTGCGGCGGACGGGACATGGCCGCCGGCGTGGCCGAGGCGCTGGCCGAGATCCTCGCACCGGCCGGGCTGACGCCGGCGGTCCTGAAGGCGGAGGGGCGGTATGTCGAAGATGTCTACTGA
- a CDS encoding FAD:protein FMN transferase, giving the protein MSKMSTELTRHALNGATMGTRWSALFFAGPGLDTAAIRTALQAAVDEVDGQMSTWKPDSGLMRLNAAPVGEWIALPARLAEVLRLGLKIGRISGGAFDIGMGDAVTAWGFGPKTAAPEGIRAAMKTPRRPADQALEFEGDRICKVAPIALDLNGIAKGYGVDRLAETLRDYGIADALVGVDGEMRAMGLRPDGEAWSIAVEAPDAERRTPHSILALQDAAVATSGDYRHWVEVQGRRLSHTMDPRRGAPLIASPASVTVVARSCAEADAWATALMVLGLGKGAELARKEGLDALFLLREDCGSVRGVGVGRLFSEEPAAITPAEGR; this is encoded by the coding sequence ATGTCGAAGATGTCTACTGAGCTGACGAGGCACGCCCTGAATGGGGCGACCATGGGCACGCGCTGGTCGGCGCTGTTCTTCGCAGGGCCCGGTCTCGACACGGCGGCGATCCGCACGGCGCTGCAGGCGGCCGTGGACGAAGTGGACGGACAGATGTCGACCTGGAAGCCCGACAGCGGCCTGATGCGGCTCAACGCGGCGCCGGTGGGCGAATGGATCGCGCTTCCCGCGCGGCTCGCCGAGGTGCTGCGACTCGGCCTAAAGATCGGGCGCATATCCGGCGGCGCGTTCGACATCGGCATGGGTGACGCGGTGACGGCCTGGGGGTTCGGGCCGAAGACGGCCGCGCCCGAGGGCATCCGCGCCGCGATGAAAACCCCGCGCCGCCCGGCGGATCAGGCTCTGGAGTTCGAAGGCGACCGCATCTGCAAGGTCGCTCCCATAGCGCTGGATCTGAACGGCATAGCCAAGGGCTACGGCGTGGACCGTTTGGCCGAAACCCTGCGCGATTACGGGATCGCCGACGCCCTCGTCGGGGTCGATGGCGAGATGCGCGCGATGGGTCTCCGGCCTGACGGCGAGGCCTGGAGCATTGCGGTCGAGGCGCCGGACGCGGAACGCCGGACGCCGCATTCGATCCTCGCGCTGCAGGATGCCGCCGTCGCCACCTCCGGCGATTATCGCCACTGGGTCGAGGTTCAGGGACGACGCCTGTCGCACACAATGGACCCGAGGCGCGGTGCGCCGCTGATCGCATCGCCGGCCTCCGTCACCGTCGTTGCCCGCAGCTGTGCCGAGGCCGATGCCTGGGCGACGGCGCTCATGGTGCTCGGTCTCGGCAAAGGGGCCGAACTCGCAAGAAAAGAAGGGCTCGACGCCCTGTTCCTCTTGCGCGAAGATTGCGGGAGCGTGAGGGGCGTGGGAGTCGGACGACTTTTTTCCGAAGAGCCAGCGGCGATTACCCCTGCAGAGGGGAGATAG
- a CDS encoding heavy metal translocating P-type ATPase — translation METTRTDRFKTAILLIAATGLFAGLAFYFSGRPNAANLIWIAGVVPALAALVVEILRSLRSGEVGLDIVAALSMSAALVFGETLAAAVVAVMYSGGTFLEAFAEGRARREMHDLLSRVPRTATRHRNGGLEEIPLDHIAPGDRLLIRQGDVVPVDGTVASETAFVDTSALTGESLPVRLAHGAEAMSGSTNAGEAFDLTATREAKDSTYAGIVRLVEEAQASKAPMSRLADRWSLGFLAVTVSIAFAAWWFTGDPIRAVAVLVVATPCPLILAVPVALVAGLSRAAHFGVLIKGAGPLETMARIRTLILDKTGTLTDGRPQIVSIDSHDGMAEDDILRLAAALDQASKHPVAQAIVAAAKARGFTLPVPSDVAEIPGEGVVGHVEGRKVIVGGDGFVAARVGRQPGDHSAIAAGSVLVAVAVDGQMAGHLVMSDPLREGAGAMLDGLRREGIARILLATGDRADVAERVTEGLGLDGLRAGLTPDQKVLLVLSERKRGPVMMVGDGVNDAPALAAADVGVAMGARGAAASAEAADVVLLVDRIDRLGPGIEIARGARRIAVESVVAGIGLSVMGMIAAAFGYLTPVQGALLQEIIDVAVILNALRALRIAPHEPTIPNPKAVSSGQADIAQGATP, via the coding sequence ATGGAGACGACAAGGACTGACCGCTTCAAGACCGCTATCCTGCTCATTGCCGCGACCGGCCTGTTTGCGGGACTTGCGTTCTACTTTTCCGGCCGACCCAACGCTGCGAACCTGATCTGGATCGCCGGCGTCGTTCCAGCGCTCGCCGCGCTCGTGGTCGAGATCCTGCGCAGCCTGCGCTCCGGCGAGGTGGGCCTCGATATCGTCGCAGCGCTGTCGATGTCGGCGGCGCTCGTCTTCGGCGAGACCCTCGCCGCGGCGGTGGTCGCGGTGATGTATTCCGGCGGCACATTCCTCGAAGCCTTCGCCGAAGGCCGCGCCCGGCGCGAGATGCACGACCTCCTCTCCCGCGTGCCGCGGACCGCGACCCGGCACCGCAACGGCGGGCTGGAGGAGATCCCGCTCGACCACATCGCGCCCGGCGACCGCCTCCTGATACGTCAGGGCGACGTGGTGCCGGTGGACGGCACGGTGGCCTCGGAGACGGCCTTCGTCGACACCTCAGCGCTGACGGGCGAGTCCCTGCCAGTGCGCCTCGCCCACGGCGCCGAAGCCATGAGCGGCTCCACAAACGCAGGCGAGGCGTTCGATCTGACGGCGACGAGAGAAGCCAAGGACAGCACTTATGCCGGGATCGTCCGGCTGGTCGAGGAGGCGCAGGCCTCGAAGGCGCCGATGTCGCGGCTGGCCGACCGCTGGTCGCTGGGCTTTCTCGCGGTCACGGTCAGCATCGCCTTCGCGGCCTGGTGGTTCACCGGCGATCCAATCCGGGCCGTCGCCGTGCTCGTTGTCGCCACGCCCTGTCCGCTGATCCTCGCCGTGCCGGTGGCGCTGGTGGCCGGGCTGTCGCGTGCCGCGCATTTCGGGGTGCTGATCAAGGGCGCGGGACCGCTCGAGACGATGGCGCGCATCCGAACGCTGATCCTCGACAAGACCGGCACGCTGACGGACGGCCGGCCGCAGATCGTCTCGATCGATAGCCACGACGGGATGGCGGAGGACGACATACTGCGCCTCGCTGCAGCGCTCGACCAGGCGTCCAAGCACCCCGTGGCGCAGGCCATCGTTGCGGCCGCGAAGGCGCGCGGCTTCACGCTGCCGGTTCCGTCGGACGTGGCTGAGATCCCGGGTGAAGGCGTCGTGGGCCATGTCGAGGGCCGGAAGGTCATCGTCGGTGGCGACGGCTTCGTGGCCGCGCGCGTGGGGCGCCAGCCGGGCGATCATTCCGCCATTGCCGCCGGTTCGGTTCTCGTCGCCGTCGCCGTCGACGGGCAAATGGCAGGGCACCTCGTGATGTCCGATCCGCTGCGCGAGGGTGCGGGCGCCATGCTCGACGGTCTGCGCCGCGAGGGCATCGCGCGTATCCTGCTCGCCACCGGCGACCGCGCGGACGTGGCTGAGCGCGTGACCGAGGGGCTTGGCCTCGACGGGCTGCGCGCCGGGCTCACGCCCGACCAGAAGGTTCTGCTGGTTCTCTCCGAGCGCAAGCGCGGGCCCGTGATGATGGTGGGCGACGGCGTCAACGACGCGCCGGCTCTCGCAGCGGCCGATGTGGGTGTCGCGATGGGCGCACGCGGAGCCGCTGCATCGGCGGAGGCGGCAGACGTCGTGCTGCTCGTCGACCGTATCGACCGGCTCGGGCCGGGGATCGAGATTGCGCGCGGTGCGCGCCGCATCGCTGTCGAAAGCGTTGTCGCCGGAATCGGCCTGTCGGTCATGGGCATGATCGCCGCGGCTTTCGGCTATCTCACTCCGGTGCAGGGGGCGCTCCTGCAGGAGATCATCGACGTCGCCGTGATCCTGAACGCCCTGCGCGCGCTGCGCATCGCGCCCCATGAGCCCACTATCCCGAATCCAAAGGCTGTCTCCTCCGGGCAGGCCGACATCGCGCAAGGAGCCACGCCATGA
- a CDS encoding VIT family protein, producing MSRLSHSEIHMVHRIGWLRAAVLGANDGLVSTASLVVGVAAAGSGKPEVLIAGLAGLVAGAMSMAAGEYVSVSSQTDAEQADLARETRELAETPEAELEELTRIYVDRGLDRDLAEKVAHQLTERDALGSHARDELGISETVTARPIQAALVSALTFALGAVVPLIVVLLAPETSIALFVAASTIVGLAVLGGLGASAGGAGVVRGAARVTLWGALAMAATAAVGAVFGVTVG from the coding sequence ATGAGCCGCCTCTCGCATTCCGAAATCCACATGGTGCATCGCATCGGCTGGCTGCGGGCCGCCGTTCTCGGAGCCAACGACGGACTGGTGTCGACTGCGAGCCTCGTTGTCGGCGTCGCCGCGGCAGGATCGGGAAAGCCGGAGGTCCTGATCGCGGGGCTGGCTGGCCTCGTGGCCGGTGCGATGTCCATGGCGGCAGGAGAATACGTCTCGGTCAGTTCCCAGACCGATGCGGAACAAGCCGATCTTGCCCGCGAGACCCGCGAGCTGGCGGAAACGCCTGAGGCAGAGCTCGAGGAGCTCACCCGGATCTACGTTGACCGGGGGCTGGATCGCGACCTGGCGGAGAAGGTGGCCCACCAGCTGACCGAACGCGACGCGCTCGGATCGCATGCCCGCGACGAACTCGGCATCTCCGAGACCGTGACGGCACGCCCGATCCAGGCGGCGCTGGTCTCGGCTCTAACATTCGCCCTGGGTGCGGTCGTTCCGCTGATCGTCGTTCTATTGGCGCCCGAAACGTCGATCGCGCTGTTCGTGGCGGCATCGACGATCGTCGGCCTTGCGGTCCTCGGCGGTCTGGGCGCCTCCGCCGGCGGCGCTGGTGTCGTTCGGGGCGCCGCGCGGGTCACCCTCTGGGGCGCTCTCGCAATGGCTGCGACAGCAGCGGTGGGAGCGGTGTTTGGCGTCACGGTTGGGTAG
- a CDS encoding IS5 family transposase (programmed frameshift) encodes MNLARNLISDDEWTFFEGFIRAVRHPNGRKPADHRLVLNGIFWIARTGAPWRDLPEEFGKWSSVYRQFRRWTLAGLWEDILDALNHAGIAPDKLQMVDSTVIRAHHHAAGAKGGPPKEALGRSRGGFSTKIHLRVNGAGLPMRTEITPGQDSDYTGYDMVMADNLPQPAVLVADRGYDSDKIREDIESRNALPMIPMRRNRRVRKAVDMTIYTLRNMVERCFNKLKNSRRLATRYDKTAESFLGFVDVACIRLWLRHLST; translated from the exons ATGAACTTGGCACGCAACCTGATATCCGACGATGAGTGGACCTTCTTCGAGGGCTTCATTCGTGCCGTCCGGCACCCTAACGGGCGGAAACCTGCGGACCATCGTCTTGTTCTGAATGGTATATTCTGGATCGCAAGGACTGGTGCGCCATGGCGCGATCTGCCCGAAGAGTTTGGCAAGTGGTCCTCGGTCTACCGTCAGTTCCGCCGCTGGACTTTGGCGGGACTGTGGGAGGATATCCTGGATGCGCTGAACCACGCTGGGATCGCGCCAGACAAGCTCCAGATGGTTGATAGCACTGTGATCCGCGCCCATCATCATGCGGCGGGCGCAAAAGGGGGAC CTCCGAAAGAGGCTCTTGGCCGTTCGAGAGGTGGCTTCTCGACCAAGATCCATCTCCGCGTCAACGGCGCAGGCCTCCCGATGAGGACCGAGATCACGCCGGGGCAGGATTCCGACTACACCGGCTATGATATGGTGATGGCCGACAACCTGCCGCAACCAGCAGTTCTGGTCGCCGACAGGGGCTATGACTCTGATAAAATTCGGGAAGACATCGAGAGCCGCAACGCCCTGCCCATGATACCGATGCGAAGGAACCGAAGGGTGCGCAAGGCTGTCGACATGACCATCTACACCCTGCGCAACATGGTCGAGCGCTGCTTCAACAAGCTGAAAAATAGCCGCCGCCTTGCAACCCGCTACGACAAAACCGCCGAAAGCTTCCTTGGCTTCGTCGACGTCGCCTGCATCAGGCTCTGGCTCCGCCATTTGTCAACATGA
- the choX gene encoding choline ABC transporter substrate-binding protein: protein MSRTTPLSLLALALAATPALAEDPASCRTVRFSDPGWTDITATNGVATALLQGLGYRPDIRTLSVPVGYEALKNGDTDVFLGNWMPAQQRFRDDLEASGKTEELVQNLEGAKFTLAVTDAAAGLGVADFADLDAHRDAFQGKIYGIEPGAPANQTIQAMIEADKFGLGDWELVESSEQGMLAQVQRNDAVRTPSVFLAWAPHPMNVTLNITYLSGGDEEFGPDYGGATVHTLARKEWVAACPNAAKLFSQLVFTVDQENMLMANILDEGADATAAAKDWISQNAETVAKWLDGVTTLDGKPGAEAVMASVN from the coding sequence ATGTCAAGAACCACGCCGCTGTCCCTGCTCGCCCTTGCCCTGGCCGCCACGCCCGCCCTGGCCGAGGATCCCGCCAGCTGCCGTACGGTCCGCTTCTCGGATCCGGGCTGGACCGATATCACCGCCACCAATGGCGTCGCCACCGCCCTGCTGCAGGGACTGGGCTACCGGCCCGATATCCGCACGCTCTCGGTGCCCGTGGGTTATGAGGCGCTGAAGAACGGCGATACCGATGTCTTCCTGGGCAACTGGATGCCGGCCCAGCAGAGGTTCCGCGACGACCTCGAAGCCTCGGGCAAGACCGAAGAGCTGGTGCAGAACCTGGAAGGCGCCAAGTTCACCCTGGCGGTGACCGATGCCGCCGCCGGGCTGGGCGTCGCGGATTTCGCCGATCTCGATGCGCATAGGGACGCCTTCCAGGGCAAGATCTACGGCATCGAACCCGGCGCGCCTGCCAACCAGACCATCCAGGCCATGATCGAAGCCGACAAGTTCGGCCTCGGCGACTGGGAGCTGGTCGAATCCAGCGAACAGGGCATGCTTGCCCAGGTGCAGCGCAACGATGCCGTCAGGACGCCCTCGGTCTTCCTGGCCTGGGCGCCGCATCCGATGAACGTCACGCTGAACATCACCTACCTGTCGGGCGGCGACGAGGAGTTCGGCCCGGATTACGGCGGCGCCACCGTCCACACCCTGGCCCGCAAGGAATGGGTCGCCGCCTGCCCCAATGCGGCGAAGCTGTTCAGCCAGCTGGTCTTTACCGTCGATCAGGAAAACATGCTGATGGCCAATATCCTCGACGAGGGCGCGGATGCCACCGCAGCCGCAAAGGACTGGATCAGCCAAAATGCCGAGACGGTGGCGAAATGGCTTGACGGCGTGACCACGCTGGACGGAAAACCCGGTGCGGAAGCAGTCATGGCATCGGTGAACTGA
- the betC gene encoding choline-sulfatase, with protein sequence MKKPNILVVMADQLSGVLFPDGPAEFLHVPHLRRLAERSTRYANCYTGSPLCAPGRASFMSGQLPRRTRVYDNAAEFCSDIPTYAHHLRRAGYHTCLSGKMHFVGPDQLHGFEERLTTDIYPADFGWTPDYRKPGERIDWWYHNLGSVTGAGVAEITNQYEYDDEVAYHATRKLYDLARGGDDRPWCLTVSFTHPHDPFVARRKYWDLYEGIPELGPPEAIPYERMDPHSQRLMDASDWRGLEVTPDHIRRARQGYFANISYIDDKLGEILDVLERTRQEAIVVFLSDHGEMLGSRGMWFKMSFFEGSARVPLMIAAPAMAPGRVETPVSTIDVLPTICDLAGISMAEVAPWTDGRSLARGAEGRGPVAMEYAAEGSVAPLVCLRDGDWKYIACAADPEMLYNLAEDPEERQNRATDPAAAEVLARMRAMAGERWDLAAYDAEVRESQARRWVVYEALRNGAYFPWDYQPLMKASERYMRNHMDLNVLEESKRFPRGE encoded by the coding sequence TTGAAGAAACCTAATATTCTGGTCGTCATGGCCGATCAGCTGTCGGGGGTGCTGTTCCCCGACGGCCCGGCCGAATTCCTGCATGTGCCGCATCTGCGCCGGCTGGCGGAGCGTTCGACCCGCTATGCCAACTGCTACACCGGCAGCCCGCTTTGCGCGCCCGGACGCGCCAGCTTCATGTCCGGGCAGTTGCCGCGCCGCACCCGGGTCTATGACAACGCGGCCGAGTTCTGCTCGGACATCCCGACCTATGCCCATCACCTGCGCCGGGCCGGCTATCACACCTGCCTGTCGGGCAAGATGCATTTCGTCGGCCCCGACCAGCTGCACGGTTTCGAGGAACGGCTGACCACCGACATCTACCCGGCCGATTTCGGCTGGACCCCGGATTACCGCAAGCCGGGCGAGCGCATCGACTGGTGGTATCACAACCTGGGTTCCGTGACCGGCGCCGGCGTGGCCGAGATCACCAACCAGTACGAATATGACGACGAGGTCGCCTATCACGCGACGCGCAAGCTCTACGACCTGGCGCGCGGCGGCGACGACCGGCCCTGGTGCCTGACCGTCAGCTTCACCCATCCGCACGACCCCTTCGTCGCCCGCCGCAAATATTGGGATCTCTATGAGGGCATCCCGGAACTGGGACCGCCCGAGGCGATCCCCTACGAGCGGATGGACCCGCATTCGCAGCGGCTGATGGATGCCAGCGACTGGCGCGGCCTCGAGGTCACGCCGGATCACATCCGCCGCGCCCGCCAGGGCTATTTCGCCAACATCTCCTATATCGACGACAAGCTGGGCGAGATCCTGGACGTGCTGGAGCGCACCCGGCAGGAGGCGATCGTGGTCTTCCTCTCCGACCATGGCGAGATGCTGGGCAGCCGCGGCATGTGGTTCAAGATGAGCTTCTTCGAGGGCTCGGCGCGGGTGCCCTTGATGATCGCGGCCCCTGCCATGGCACCCGGCCGCGTGGAGACGCCGGTCTCGACCATCGACGTGCTGCCGACGATCTGCGACCTCGCGGGGATCTCGATGGCCGAGGTCGCGCCCTGGACCGACGGCCGCTCGCTGGCGCGGGGCGCCGAGGGGCGCGGGCCGGTGGCGATGGAATACGCGGCCGAGGGCAGCGTCGCGCCGCTGGTCTGCCTGCGCGACGGCGACTGGAAATACATCGCCTGCGCCGCCGACCCGGAAATGCTCTACAACCTGGCCGAGGATCCCGAGGAACGGCAGAACCGCGCCACCGACCCGGCGGCGGCCGAGGTGCTGGCACGGATGCGCGCCATGGCCGGCGAACGCTGGGACCTCGCCGCCTATGACGCCGAGGTGCGCGAAAGCCAGGCCCGGCGCTGGGTGGTCTATGAGGCGCTGCGCAACGGCGCCTATTTCCCCTGGGATTACCAGCCGCTGATGAAGGCTTCGGAACGCTACATGCGCAACCACATGGACCTGAACGTGCTCGAGGAATCCAAGCGATTCCCGCGGGGCGAATGA